The genome window TGCTGGCCGAGCCGTCGAAGAGGCGCTCAAGCAGGTCGCTGACCATCTGTCGCTGAGTCAGCTCCTGCGCCAGTTGCGCCTCGTAGACATGGGCGCGCTGCCGCTCATCGCGGCGCACCAGCCCCTTGTCGGTCATGATCTGCATGAGCTTGAGTACGGTGGTATAGCCGGTGGGTTTCGTTTCCTGGAGCGCCTCTTGCACTTCGCGCACCGTCGAAGCGCCGCGCTGCCACAAGACCCTGAGGATTTCTAACTCCGCGTCGGTCGGGCGCGGCAGACTCGTCCTCGCCATAGCGATGATCCTTTCGCCTGATTTTATGCCGGCTGCTATCATAGTACGAAGCTCTTCGTAATGTCAACGAATTTTTTCGTAGATCATACGGGCACAGATTCAAATCGGCAGAAAGTGAGTGGCAGGCTATTGCTTTTCACAATTTTCGCCATAATTTTGCATATTAATCGTCCGAATTTTGCACAATTTTCGTCATGATCCTCGAACGTATATGCAACACTTACAGCGCGTGCGCTTCGGCTTTGAAGGCAGTTTGAGGCGGGTTCAAAGAGCAAATAATCAGTTTTCAAAGAGCCGCTATTGTCTGGTCACTTTTCAGGCTGCGCTGGCGGTTTCTTGAGCGTGAAATAAATCCGGCCCTGCTGCTCTTCGATATGCCTCTCATACCTGTTGGGATCGAGCTTTTGACTCTTCAAAAAATCATCCAGCAGCGGCTGAAGCATTTCGCCGAGTCTTTCTGCTCGGTTCTCTTCAAGCTGCGCCTCCAGTCTTTTCGCGGCGGCGCGTTGGCGCGCGGCCTCTATCTGAGAGAGCCTGAGCGCATATTCCAATACTACTTCGCGCTTTGCCTCAACCGATTCCGGGAGCGCGGCTTCTGGGGCTGACGCGCTCGTCTGCGATGGCTGTGCCGGTTGCTGTGCCAAGCCAACAATAGAAAAAGCGAAGATAACTGCTAGAAGTTTTTTCATATCAAGGCCCTCCTTATGATGTCGGCGGTGAAACCTGGTAGTAGTGAATTGTTACTCGGACTCTGCCGGCGTTGGTGCCCGGCGTTGAATTCGGCGTAATGGTGACAGAGGTCGCCGATGCATAATATTTCGGCCCGATAGCCGTTCCCGGATCAGTCGAGTTCAAAGCGACGCTGACAGCCGCCGTGCTCCAGGTGTCGGTGCCAATCTTCACCGTGAACGTGCTCGCTGTTGGAATCGCAGTCGCCACGCGCACGCTTACCCCGAAGACGACAGCCCCGGCAGGAACCTGAATTGATGTTGTAGTAGTCGCCGCTGCGGCAACAGTCGTCAACTCGGTCAACGAGCGCATGGCTAGGTATTGCAGGTTCGCGCCGATGTTGGCCGCGAAATTTCCCTGCAAGTTAAAATTCTCGAAGTCACCTGTGGTCGAATCCCCTGCGGTGAAATGCAGGTTCGTGCCTACCTGAAACAGTTGCACCCCGCCGTCTTTGAAGACCGTAAACGGCGGCGTCGTGCCGGTGCCGGTGTGTCCCACGTTAATAGCCCCGTTGAAGGTGCCGTTCATGAATAAGTCAATGAAGCCGGCGTTGTCGGGATCTGAGCCGCTATAGGCGCGGAACCCTGCGAACGTGCCGCTATTGCTAATCACACCGACGTAGCTATCCCCCGTTGAAGCGTTCCTGAATAGCGTGCGGTTGCTGTTAGTCGCGTTGGCAAAGTCGCCGGTCATCCGTCGAGCATTGCCGCTAAAGATCAAGTTGCCTGTGAGGGTCTCGCCTGCGAAGGACGGCGAAGCTGTGGTTTTGACCGACTGGTCGAACCAATCATTGAGCGTAGGGTTGCCATTCAGTGTCACCGTTCGATCACTGTCGCCAGTCGTCACCGTTAGCGTGTGATTCGCCGTGTAGGTTGATCCGGGAACAATGCTCATTGTCTTCGTGCCGCCCGCATCGTTCACTTTGAGTGCGGCGTTGGCGAAGGTGAAAGAGTCACGCACCGTCCAGTTGCCTAAGAAAATTTGTTTGTCAGTAAATCCCCACAACCGAGTGTCGGTCGGAGGCGACGACCCGTCTGCCGTCGGCAGGCCGATCAGCGGGATACCGTAGCCCGTGGAAGGGTTCCAGGTGACGACACTGTTATCAATCACGTAGCTATTCGCGCCGCTCGTCGCCTGCATCGAGCTGCCCCAGAAGAAGTTGTTAACAGGGAAGGTCGCGTGGCCTGAGATCGCTTTGAATCGCACCCCTGTCTCGGCTTTGCCCGTAACGTTATAGAAGTTATTGTGGTCGGCATAGCTGAGGACGAGAACATTGCTACCCGTCGTAGCATCCAGCCGCCACGCCCCGCCGTTGAAGTTCCACTGCGCAACGTTGCCAGTAGCTCCCAAGCGGACTCCCGTCGCGTTGTTGTTGGTGGTGTTGATGAGGAGATTCTCAACAACCCCATTAATGCTGCCGTTCGTGAAGACAGTATCAGAGCCGAACGTAATGGTGGCATAGGCGTCGATGTCCAAGCCGACGCCTGTATTATTGACAATCTGGCAGTTCTTGATCGCCACACCCTGCGCGTGAATCGACTGGATACCGATCCCCGCGCTTGAGGCGCAATCAAACAGGATATTCTCGACACTCACCCCGCCAATCGGCCCGTTGATCTTCAACATCGGGGTGGCGGTGTTACTTGAGCCCGTCCAGGTGATTTTGACCGCCTGGCCGGTGGTCGTTGCCGTTAAGCGCGGCCCGCCCGCACCCACTAAGGACACCCCATGATAAGAGCTGATGGCCGTAGATGTGCCGTTGCCAATATTGAGGGTCGAAGAAATCGAATAGTTGCCGGGACGCACGTATACAATTCCACCGCCCGCCGCTGCGCAGGCATCAATGGCAGCCTGGATCGACGCATACGATGAGGCGTTGAATACCTGCCCTGCTTTGTCATAGACCGGTGCGGTCAGGTTGCTTGTGAATGTCTTCGCGCCCCCAATGCTGCTCTGCGCTGAAGTCAGGTCAACGAAGTTTTGTGTGGCGCTGCCCGTGCCGCCGTTGGCGATGCCGAGGATGCTTGTACCCACCGCTCCGCTTTGTGATAGATCAATGGAGCCGAAGCCGATAGCCGGGCCGCTGCGTCGCAGTATATTAAAGTCGCTGCCTGCCACGATGTCCGCGACGTTGCCGGTCGTGTTGGCCGTGCGCCCGATCAACGACAGCCCCGCGGACTGCCGGAGCTTCGCGTCGCTCACCGCATTCGCCGCTATTGTCGTCACCACCGAAGCGCCCGGCGTGGTCACGTCGCCGGTGAGCGCCGGGAACTGCGCGGCCTGGAGTGTGCCGGAGACCTCCGAAGATAGGTTGACCGTCGAGGTGGAGAAAACGCCCGCGGTCAGGTGGACGACGCCGGTGCCGGTGGCCCGTTTCAGTGTCTTGCCACCGGTGCCGCTGAATAATGCGATCTCCGAATCAACGGAAGAAGATGTATTGGTGCTTGCGTCACCTTTGCTATTGATCTGTGTTTGAATCGGGTTCGTGACGCCACTCAAGTAGCCAAGCTCGGTGTTCGTTACCGACGATGCGGCAGTCTGCCCACTGCCGTTAGTGATCAGCGCACGGTTCGCTGTGTATGTGGGCAGGAATGAGCCGAGCGTAGCGCTATCGATCTCGATCTTCGCGATGCCGGGAGTTGTCTCAGCAGCTTTCAACCCGGACGTAAACCATAAGGTGCCTTCCTTGTTCGTCAGTGTCGTCGGCCCGGTGCCTGTTTGCACAGTCGCGCCCGTCGTCGGCACGGCGGCGACTGTTGCTTGGGCAGCGAGCGAGGCGCTTGATGCGCTAGGCACTGCAATAGCCACGCCACCAGGGACATTCCAGGGCGCAAGCACTGAATAAATGTAGACGGTAGAACCTTGCGGCAGTACGATGCCAGCATTGTTCTGCGCGTCGCGGATTACACCATCGGTCGCAATAGCGGTATTGCTAGGTACAAAAGCCCCGTTCCCCGCCGAGCCATTCAGGCTGAAATGAGTCGAGTCAACAACCGTAATCGTCCAGGTCGGGTTTAGCGGAGTGTTGTTGGCCACGATGTTGCCCTGCACACCGGAGACCGAGACCTTATCGCCGGTTTGCAGCGTTTCTGCTGCCGAGACCGTGATGACAATCGGGCTCGCATTGGTCGCGTTCGTGACGGTGAAGCTTGAGGTTGTATAGGTGAATGGCCCCTGCGAAATCAAGATGCCATTCCTACTAATTTTGCTCACTCTGAATTGCGCCCCAGCGGCGAGCGTGCCGTCTGGGTTGTAGGCTACACCCGCCAACGTACACGTCGCTGGCGCTTGCGCAAAGACAGAGCAGCACAGTAACAAAACCAGAATTAGCAAAACCGAACTCTGAACCTTTCGCATTGTTTTCCTCTTTATCCAATCAAACTAATTGGTCAAATCGTCCTCACGCCGGCCTGTGGCAAGTTCTTTTTCGGTGACGACGCCACAGGCGATGCCGCACTCGTGACAGAGGTACAAATAGGGCCGA of Blastocatellia bacterium contains these proteins:
- a CDS encoding BlaI/MecI/CopY family transcriptional regulator — protein: MARTSLPRPTDAELEILRVLWQRGASTVREVQEALQETKPTGYTTVLKLMQIMTDKGLVRRDERQRAHVYEAQLAQELTQRQMVSDLLERLFDGSASSLVMQALATQKTSASELSEIRKILDEVERGRR